In one window of Nerophis ophidion isolate RoL-2023_Sa linkage group LG05, RoL_Noph_v1.0, whole genome shotgun sequence DNA:
- the hsf2 gene encoding heat shock factor protein 2, producing the protein MKHNSNVPGFLTKLWTLVEDADTDELICWSQQGNSFLVLDELRFSKEILPKFFKHNNMTSFIRQLNMYGFRKVMHPEQGIVKQERDVPVEFQHTYFKQGQDDLLENIKRKVSSTRPEDNKIRQGDLSKILASVQSVHSKQENIDVRLATLKRENEALWTEISDMRQKYAHQQQLIKKLIHFIVTLVQNNHILNLKRKRPILMNSNGKKPKYFHEIYDDKVCVEQSPVNSVKDDVVICDLTENEAEVTDWSPRPNEPGDVEIVEVDVDPYPVLAVDAEASTTCTEDVKEAEVLEQPRNSMCDSSRPTSSILQLNKPSGMSFEDPVKIMDSILNENSAISQNINLLGKMELMDYLESIEWSMEDFQAMLYGKPLGIDIDALEETVSSKESPTQLSRCRQREDNTDKQVIQYTSSPLLAFLDGCVPPAEVPSTSADSIESELPSELLDGSVESKPAARSSLIRLEPLTEAEASQETLFYLCELSPSRPESDPAELDSM; encoded by the exons ATGAAACACAACTCTAACGTGCCAGGTTTCCTTACCAAGCTGTGGACTTTGGTGGAGGATGCGGACACCGACGAACTTATCTGTTGGAGTCAG CAGGGCAATAGTTTCCTGGTGCTGGATGAGCTGCGGTTTTCCAAAGAGATCCTCCCTAAGTTCTTCAAGCACAACAACATGACCAGCTTTATCAGGCAGCTCAACATGT ATGGATTCCGTAAAGTGATGCACCCCGAGCAAGGCATTGTGAAGCAGGAGAGAGATGTTCCTGTGGAATTTCAGCACACTTATTTTAAACAAGGACAGGATGACCTGCTGGAGAACATCAAGAGGAAG GTTTCCAGCACTCGGCCTGAGGACAATAAGATCCGACAAGGAGACCTGTCGAAGATCCTGGCTAGTGTTCAGAGTGTTCACAGCAAGCAGGAAAACATTGATGTCAGGCTGGCAACACTGAAGAG GGAGAATGAAGCACTGTGGACAGAGATCTCTGATATGAGACAAAAGTATGCGCATCAGCAGCAACTCATCAAGAAG CTGATACATTTTATCGTCACATTGGTACAGAACAACCACATCCTGAATTTAAAGCGCAAAAG GCCAATTCTTATGAACAGCAATGGAAAGAAGCCCAAATATTTTCACGAGATCTATGATGACAAAGTATGTGTGGAACAG TCACCTGTCAATAGTGTGAAAGATGATGTCGTCATCTGTGACCTGACAGAGAATGAAGCAGAAGTCACAGACTGGTCACCCAGACCCAACGAGCCAGG TGATGTAGAAATAGTTGAAGTGGATGTGGACCCCTACCCAGTGCTGGCAGTTGACGCAGAGGCCAGCACGACATGCACTGAAGATGTCAAAGAGGCGGAAGTCTTGGAGCAGCCAAGGAACAGCATGTGTGACAGCAGCAGACCAACCAGCAGCATTCTACAGCTCAATAAACCTTCAGGCATGAGTTTTGAAGATCCTGTCAAGATTATGGACTCCATACTAAACGAGAATAGCGCCATTTCACAGAACATCAACCTGCTTGGCAA GATGGAGCTGATGGACTATCTGGAGAGCATTGAGTGGAGCATGGAGGATTTTCAGGCCATGCTTTATGGAAAACCATTAGGCATCGATATCGATGCCTTAGAg GAAACCGTGTCCTCAAAAGAGAGCCCAACACAACTAAGCAGATGTAGGCAGCGAGAAGACAACACAG ACAAGCAGGTGATCCAGTACACATCCTCCCCCCTGCTGGCCTTCCTGGATGGCTGTGTCCCGCCTGCAGAGGTGCCCTCCACTTCGGCGGACTCCATCGAGTCGGAACTCCCCTCGGAGCTGCTGGACGGCAGCGTGGAATCCAAGCCGGCGGCCCGCAGCTCCCTCATCCGCTTGGAACCCCTGACGGAAGCCGAGGCGAGCCAGGAGACCCTTTTCTACTTGTGTGAACTGAGTCCCAGCAGACCTGAATCAGACCCTGCTGAGCTGGACAGCATGTGA